One window from the genome of Dyadobacter sp. CECT 9275 encodes:
- a CDS encoding RNA polymerase sigma factor → MAENEKISDQELIEALKAGSDAAFTTIYKKYWYKMFLVANRKLQNREMAEEVIQDIFTRLWKERGNLRILNLDYYLFSAVRYEVVDLIRIHGSRNEYLCYYKSFATFEDHTTENTVAFNDLTRTIDEGLNELPEKSREIFRLNRLEHWPVSKIAEHFHLSEKAVEYHLTKVTKSMRHFLKQATISLALFYEQIF, encoded by the coding sequence ATGGCAGAGAACGAGAAGATTTCGGACCAGGAGCTCATAGAGGCTTTGAAAGCGGGCAGTGACGCCGCATTTACGACGATATACAAGAAATATTGGTATAAAATGTTTCTGGTGGCAAACCGTAAGCTGCAGAACCGCGAAATGGCCGAAGAAGTGATTCAGGATATTTTTACCCGCCTTTGGAAGGAAAGGGGAAACCTCCGTATCCTCAATCTGGATTATTACCTTTTTTCGGCGGTAAGGTACGAAGTGGTGGATTTAATCAGAATTCACGGATCAAGAAACGAATACCTTTGTTATTATAAATCTTTCGCCACGTTTGAAGATCATACTACCGAAAATACGGTTGCTTTTAATGATCTTACCAGAACTATTGATGAAGGCTTAAACGAACTTCCGGAAAAGTCCAGAGAAATATTCAGGCTCAACAGACTTGAACACTGGCCTGTTTCCAAAATCGCGGAGCATTTTCATTTATCTGAAAAAGCCGTAGAATACCATCTCACCAAGGTTACAAAATCGATGCGCCACTTTTTGAAGCAAGCCACCATATCCCTGGCGTTGTTTTACGAACAGATTTTTTGA
- a CDS encoding FecR family protein: MKRTMDKKEIQELLYRYRYGECSQDEVDRIKLWYDSLNEDVSAELDEQDKQLLENRLLLRIRENITETESIHAAIERRIWWKSPLWYAGIAAMLIISVTYFLFFDKGTRYSLLENEQVFINTPADKLIIKENKTDQAISLVLDDKSVVTLSPGSRIVYPAKFNSSVRDVQLTGDAFFEIARNPQVPFYVYSGRLITRVLGTSFRIKTNTQNKALEVEVVTGKVSVFENKRAFNKMDSAAIDHGVVLTPNQRAIYFSESRHLTTGLVATPVKLQVKQAQPVQVFNNISLLEIAAALQAEYGIEIVFANEGMEKCTFTGDLSDMPLYEKMDLICKSNLAEYEVKGTRILINGHGCD, encoded by the coding sequence ATGAAAAGAACAATGGATAAAAAAGAAATTCAGGAACTCCTGTACAGGTATCGTTACGGAGAATGCTCCCAGGACGAAGTGGACCGGATAAAATTGTGGTACGACAGTTTAAACGAGGATGTTTCAGCAGAACTTGATGAGCAGGATAAACAACTGCTTGAAAACAGGCTTTTGCTCCGGATCCGTGAAAATATAACCGAAACAGAAAGTATTCATGCGGCTATAGAACGTAGGATTTGGTGGAAATCCCCGCTCTGGTATGCAGGAATTGCGGCCATGTTAATCATCTCTGTCACTTATTTTCTCTTTTTTGATAAAGGGACGAGGTATAGTTTATTAGAAAATGAACAAGTATTTATCAACACGCCTGCGGATAAACTGATCATCAAAGAAAACAAAACGGACCAGGCCATAAGCTTGGTGCTGGACGACAAGAGTGTTGTTACACTTTCACCAGGAAGCCGCATAGTATACCCTGCGAAGTTCAACAGCAGTGTAAGGGATGTCCAGTTGACCGGTGACGCGTTTTTTGAAATTGCCAGAAATCCCCAGGTACCCTTTTATGTTTACAGCGGCAGGCTGATCACCAGAGTGTTAGGAACAAGCTTCAGAATAAAAACCAATACTCAGAACAAGGCGCTCGAAGTGGAAGTGGTTACCGGAAAAGTCTCTGTTTTTGAAAACAAAAGAGCGTTTAATAAAATGGATTCGGCGGCAATTGACCATGGTGTGGTACTGACGCCTAATCAAAGGGCGATTTATTTTTCGGAAAGCCGCCATTTAACCACAGGACTTGTTGCAACACCTGTCAAACTCCAGGTAAAGCAGGCTCAGCCCGTTCAGGTATTTAATAACATTTCACTGCTGGAAATTGCAGCTGCTCTGCAGGCTGAGTATGGTATTGAAATCGTTTTTGCCAATGAAGGAATGGAGAAATGCACGTTTACCGGAGATTTATCGGATATGCCCTTATATGAAAAAATGGATTTGATATGTAAGTCAAATCTTGCGGAATATGAAGTGAAGGGAACAAGAATCTTAATTAACGGACATGGCTGCGACTAA
- a CDS encoding TonB-dependent receptor, with amino-acid sequence MRITLAQISFAIICTSLASAAHDGRAQEILERRVTIHAQNAELRNVLKDLEKQADVKFAYSLKTIKAERAVDIHLSRQKLSDALNLILTPMSISYQLASGRILLTMNPEVKYNHIVSPLQSVEEEISSLVGVNGRVTDEAGEGLPGVSVVLKGTQQGTITDTKGNYSIEVPNPEAVLIFSFVGYMPQEVVIGSRTSVDVRLKTDTKALEEVVVVGYGTQKKANLTGSVSTVVIEDIQNRQVSNSLSALQGKVTGLRISQGTGMPGRESLSVQLRGASSWGTNTTPLILVDGVVGSLDGLPVTDIESISVLKDAASASIYGARAANGVILVTTKQGKTGKPVLSYNMSLRSQSPTGVPNQIWNSRQYMELFNKAVSRNAVSAVPFPQAIIDKYSDPNRNKEQYPDFNWADAVWRSAPMKEHNVGISGGTPNIKYNMSAGMIDQDGVLMGHGYKRFNGLVNLSAVVNKFISAGTTISYLKGKSSSPYYENQSFVLMTMTQAPMVKPFLPDGSGRYTDKVIPTGVGGAQNNRNPYWIANETYRNYEDWQANIQGWVDINFIKKENMGLKWSSKYATRFVEQLQRIYHYGADAYYYLPESDYLAGGSQVYTKGTPFGPEAVGVFDRNYRTLLNTFYSSLNWNFTTGNHDITAMAGYSQEAQNYRWLKGSRNVFPVKNMYEIDGLGTLNQAVEGGLTEWAFRSWFGRATYAFRSKYLLEANFRYDGTSRIYKDSRWGIFPSASAAWRISEEGFIRNSAVWLDNLKLRASYGLLGNANIGDYPWQETYSTTSYAFNEALQQGVVQQAFANKSIEWEKTAITDIGIDFNLKNDIIYGTIDWYNKFTTGILAGASIPASSGLNPPTVNYGEFKNYGVEVELGHRKKIGDLTYTLSAQASVNRNEVVKFPAPVYGNRIIEEGRPYNDYYLYEYTGIFKSQEELDAVVTPGNPQLGDIKFKDQNNDGKIDGKDRIPVKGAYPGFIYSFGGSVSWKNFDISLFMQGVEGQKVLTYFFGEDPFSQGSSPHPKFLNAYDPVTNPNSDVPSIYGWGYAPMTGGTAQNSTYFLKNASYLRLKNLNIAYNVPSKLTGKVGISHLRIFIAGDNLITFTKYPDLDPERAGDGWHAQYPQLKVYSVGLNVKF; translated from the coding sequence ATGAGAATTACACTTGCACAAATCAGCTTTGCTATTATCTGTACCAGCCTTGCCTCCGCTGCCCATGACGGCAGGGCGCAGGAAATTCTGGAACGGAGGGTAACGATCCATGCGCAGAATGCAGAACTCAGGAATGTCCTGAAGGACCTGGAAAAACAGGCAGATGTAAAGTTTGCGTATAGCCTTAAAACGATCAAAGCTGAAAGGGCTGTTGATATACATCTTTCGAGGCAAAAATTATCAGATGCGCTCAATCTGATCCTGACTCCGATGAGTATTTCCTACCAGCTGGCCTCGGGAAGAATTCTGCTAACGATGAATCCCGAAGTTAAGTACAATCACATTGTGTCGCCCCTTCAGTCTGTTGAAGAGGAAATCAGTAGCTTGGTGGGCGTGAACGGGCGGGTTACCGATGAGGCCGGGGAAGGCTTGCCGGGAGTGAGTGTTGTTTTAAAGGGTACCCAGCAGGGAACCATCACGGATACCAAAGGCAACTATTCCATCGAAGTGCCCAATCCGGAAGCTGTACTCATCTTTTCCTTTGTGGGTTATATGCCTCAGGAAGTGGTGATTGGCAGCAGAACTTCGGTGGACGTCCGCCTCAAAACAGACACGAAAGCGTTGGAGGAGGTAGTGGTTGTGGGTTATGGTACGCAGAAAAAAGCGAATCTTACAGGTTCGGTTTCCACTGTAGTCATTGAGGACATTCAAAACAGGCAGGTAAGCAATAGTCTTTCGGCGCTTCAGGGAAAAGTTACCGGCTTGCGTATATCGCAGGGAACCGGTATGCCTGGAAGAGAAAGTCTTTCGGTGCAGCTGAGGGGAGCGAGTTCATGGGGAACCAACACAACGCCCCTTATACTGGTAGATGGCGTAGTGGGCTCGCTGGACGGGCTCCCGGTGACCGACATAGAGAGTATTTCGGTATTAAAAGATGCCGCTTCGGCTTCTATTTATGGAGCAAGGGCGGCCAATGGCGTCATACTGGTTACAACAAAACAAGGCAAAACCGGAAAGCCGGTGCTGTCCTACAACATGTCACTGCGGTCGCAGTCTCCAACTGGCGTGCCTAACCAGATCTGGAACTCAAGGCAATACATGGAGCTTTTTAATAAGGCCGTGAGCCGCAATGCAGTAAGCGCGGTACCTTTTCCGCAGGCCATTATTGACAAATACAGCGATCCAAACCGCAACAAGGAGCAGTATCCCGACTTCAACTGGGCGGATGCTGTCTGGAGAAGTGCACCGATGAAAGAACATAACGTCGGGATTTCAGGCGGCACGCCCAATATCAAATACAATATGTCGGCAGGAATGATTGATCAGGACGGGGTGCTGATGGGCCATGGTTACAAACGGTTCAACGGGCTCGTCAATTTATCGGCTGTGGTTAACAAGTTTATTTCCGCCGGTACCACCATCTCCTACCTGAAAGGCAAGTCCTCCTCCCCATATTACGAAAACCAGAGCTTTGTTTTGATGACTATGACACAGGCTCCCATGGTGAAACCGTTCCTGCCTGATGGAAGCGGCCGTTACACCGACAAGGTGATTCCAACGGGCGTCGGAGGAGCACAGAACAACCGTAATCCCTACTGGATCGCCAATGAAACCTACCGGAATTATGAAGACTGGCAAGCCAACATCCAGGGCTGGGTGGATATCAATTTTATAAAAAAGGAAAATATGGGACTTAAGTGGAGTTCCAAATATGCCACAAGGTTTGTAGAGCAACTTCAGAGAATTTACCATTATGGGGCGGATGCCTATTATTATCTTCCCGAAAGTGATTACCTGGCGGGAGGAAGCCAGGTATATACCAAAGGAACCCCGTTTGGCCCAGAGGCGGTAGGTGTTTTTGACAGGAATTACAGAACCCTTTTGAACACGTTTTATTCTTCGCTGAACTGGAATTTCACAACCGGGAACCACGATATTACTGCAATGGCGGGGTACAGCCAGGAGGCACAAAATTATCGCTGGCTAAAGGGCAGCCGTAACGTTTTTCCTGTCAAGAATATGTATGAGATTGATGGCCTTGGAACTTTAAATCAGGCGGTGGAAGGAGGGTTGACGGAATGGGCCTTCAGGTCCTGGTTCGGAAGAGCAACTTATGCCTTCAGGAGTAAGTATCTTCTTGAAGCCAATTTCAGGTATGACGGTACATCAAGGATTTATAAAGACAGCCGCTGGGGGATCTTCCCCTCTGCCTCTGCGGCCTGGCGTATTAGTGAGGAAGGATTTATCAGAAACAGTGCGGTATGGCTTGATAATCTTAAATTAAGGGCTTCGTATGGTCTGTTGGGGAATGCAAACATAGGGGATTATCCCTGGCAGGAAACCTACTCTACTACGTCGTACGCATTCAATGAGGCGCTTCAGCAAGGTGTTGTACAGCAGGCTTTTGCCAATAAAAGTATTGAATGGGAAAAAACAGCTATTACGGATATTGGTATAGATTTCAACCTGAAGAACGATATTATTTATGGTACAATCGACTGGTACAATAAGTTTACCACAGGTATCCTGGCCGGAGCGAGTATCCCTGCCAGTTCGGGACTCAACCCGCCTACGGTGAATTATGGGGAATTCAAAAACTATGGCGTTGAAGTGGAGCTGGGACATCGCAAAAAAATAGGCGACCTGACATACACCCTCAGCGCACAGGCTTCCGTAAACCGAAACGAAGTAGTGAAATTTCCCGCACCGGTATACGGGAACCGTATTATCGAAGAGGGAAGACCATATAATGACTATTATCTGTATGAATACACGGGTATTTTTAAATCCCAGGAAGAGCTGGACGCAGTGGTTACTCCGGGGAATCCGCAATTGGGAGACATTAAATTTAAGGACCAGAACAATGATGGCAAAATCGATGGGAAAGACCGTATTCCTGTAAAAGGAGCTTATCCCGGATTTATCTATTCCTTTGGAGGCAGTGTATCCTGGAAAAACTTTGATATCTCTCTTTTTATGCAGGGTGTTGAAGGCCAGAAAGTGCTGACTTATTTCTTTGGGGAAGATCCCTTTTCCCAGGGCTCTTCGCCGCATCCCAAATTCCTGAACGCCTACGACCCGGTCACCAACCCGAACTCGGATGTACCCTCGATATATGGCTGGGGATATGCACCTATGACAGGTGGAACAGCACAAAATTCTACTTATTTTCTTAAAAACGCTTCTTATTTAAGACTCAAAAATCTGAACATCGCCTACAATGTTCCGTCTAAGCTGACAGGGAAAGTGGGTATCAGCCATCTCAGGATTTTTATTGCAGGGGACAACCTGATCACTTTCACAAAATATCCAGACCTGGACCCTGAGCGGGCCGGAGATGGCTGGCACGCACAGTATCCTCAGCTGAAAGTGTATTCCGTTGGTCTGAATGTAAAGTTTTAA
- a CDS encoding RagB/SusD family nutrient uptake outer membrane protein, which translates to MKTKIILIILLTVSVAFFSACNEDFLEKNPPQQIAAGTFWTSEGDVEMGLAGCYTKLKGSYLQWQRSYFDAAVDNGWAQHYSDIRNIQSGTLDAANAGAPNGLYKACYEGIATTNIFLANFKRANLSDASNKVYEAEARFLRAYFYFELVQRWGGVVIYKEVPADVEALKIPKSTTEEVYKFIQEDLDFAASNLPDIAYKSGHAVKTTVQALQARIALFQNRWDDVVTLTNSIISSTRYSLAPDLESQFIKGKGQANCPEIIFSVKFIETRDGRQSADGGQEVEFFRWGGLAPTKDLIDEYDPKDLRLETWYYAAPNKTSYIRKDGFTFQTEFVATGYGLTKFAAVWDPTRFMPSERDIITGHDVVLFRLAEVYLMYAEAQVEKSGGNTTDANALKFVNEIRKRAGIEAITTLSRDILRKERRKELAFEGLRYFDVVRWKIGKDINGKLIHSNINLKWDDKFYLWPFSQSELDINNKLLQNQGYQ; encoded by the coding sequence ATGAAAACGAAAATAATATTAATCATACTATTGACGGTCTCCGTAGCATTCTTTTCTGCCTGCAATGAAGACTTTTTAGAAAAGAACCCTCCTCAGCAAATTGCTGCCGGAACATTCTGGACTTCGGAGGGGGATGTGGAGATGGGACTTGCTGGCTGTTACACCAAGCTTAAGGGGAGTTATCTTCAATGGCAAAGGAGTTATTTTGATGCAGCAGTTGACAACGGTTGGGCGCAGCATTACAGTGATATAAGGAACATTCAGTCCGGAACACTGGATGCCGCTAATGCGGGTGCTCCCAATGGGCTTTATAAAGCTTGTTATGAAGGAATTGCCACAACCAATATTTTTCTTGCTAATTTTAAAAGAGCGAACCTTTCTGATGCTTCTAATAAAGTTTACGAAGCCGAAGCCCGGTTTCTGAGGGCCTATTTTTATTTTGAACTGGTACAGCGCTGGGGAGGGGTTGTCATTTACAAGGAAGTCCCCGCTGATGTAGAGGCACTAAAAATACCCAAATCTACAACCGAGGAGGTGTATAAATTTATACAGGAGGATCTGGATTTCGCGGCATCTAATTTGCCGGATATAGCCTATAAGTCGGGACATGCAGTAAAAACTACAGTACAAGCTTTACAAGCCCGGATCGCTTTGTTCCAGAACAGGTGGGATGACGTTGTTACACTTACCAATTCTATTATTTCGTCAACCCGGTACAGTTTGGCACCAGATCTGGAATCGCAGTTTATCAAAGGGAAAGGGCAGGCAAATTGTCCGGAAATTATTTTCTCGGTTAAGTTCATTGAAACCCGTGACGGTCGCCAATCGGCGGACGGTGGCCAGGAGGTCGAGTTTTTCCGATGGGGAGGCCTTGCTCCGACCAAGGACCTGATCGATGAATATGATCCCAAAGATTTGCGGCTTGAAACCTGGTATTATGCTGCGCCTAATAAAACAAGCTATATTCGGAAGGATGGATTTACTTTTCAAACCGAATTTGTGGCTACGGGATACGGGCTTACCAAATTTGCAGCGGTATGGGACCCAACAAGGTTTATGCCGAGTGAAAGGGATATAATAACCGGTCATGATGTGGTACTGTTCCGCTTGGCAGAGGTTTATCTGATGTATGCAGAAGCGCAGGTGGAAAAATCGGGAGGAAATACGACCGATGCCAACGCACTTAAATTTGTAAATGAGATACGAAAAAGAGCAGGAATCGAAGCCATTACTACCCTTAGCCGGGACATATTAAGAAAGGAACGCAGGAAGGAGCTCGCCTTTGAAGGTTTGCGCTATTTTGACGTAGTCAGATGGAAAATAGGAAAAGATATCAACGGTAAGCTGATTCACAGTAATATTAATCTGAAGTGGGACGACAAGTTTTATCTTTGGCCTTTCTCTCAGAGCGAGTTAGACATTAACAATAAACTATTGCAAAATCAAGGATATCAGTAA
- a CDS encoding glycosyl hydrolase family 95 catalytic domain-containing protein — MIRRFLMITMVLASVSTIHAQPSRKHDLEFPALSSVWDEAIPLGNGMVGALVWQKESKLRFSLDRADIWDMRPMAGLHREEFSYKWVQGQVEKKDYKPVQQYLDGPYDKEPAPSKIPAGALEFDVPASLKVRSVHLSLESALSSVVWDNGMVLKTFVHATEPVGWFRFENVADNFVPDLIAPKYQGVVKEGERASSVVGNDLARLGYKQGTINRGDNTITYLQEGWGGFKYEITVQWKTGKKGTLEGVWSISSQYPDKAASVPSATLVKNAVSRGYDKDFASHVTWWKNFWSKSALHVPDERLEKQWYLEQYKFGAAARRGAPPISLQAVWTADHGRIPPWKGDFHHDLNTQLSYWPAYSGNHLEEALGYLDHLDENLENYKRYTKMYFGTEGLAVPGVTTLDGTEMGGWIQYSLSPTVSSWLAHHYYLQWRYSMDRDLLKKRSYPWVKEVCTFLEKITAIGADGKRKLPISSSPEINDNRLEAWFPQNTNYDLSLMKFAFAAGAELAIELGEKEEAAHWNEILGQFGDYAVSENNELMFSPSMPYNQSHRHFSHLMAIHPLGLIKWEDGPKAQTLITNSLALLDKIGPDWWCGYSYSWLGNMKARAKDGKGAAEALTTFARAFCLPNSFHVNGDQTKSGLSKFTYRPFTLEGNFAFAAGLQEMLIQSYAGFIEIMPAIPENWQNVSFDQLRTEGAFLVSAKRTGGKITEVKIKADKDGVTTIKLPFKKWEAKAAKNITTRVSEQGFLELKCKQGGTITLLGI, encoded by the coding sequence ATGATAAGAAGATTTTTGATGATTACCATGGTGCTGGCTTCGGTCAGCACCATTCATGCGCAGCCTTCACGTAAGCACGACTTGGAGTTCCCTGCCCTTTCAAGTGTTTGGGATGAGGCCATTCCGCTGGGTAACGGGATGGTGGGAGCACTGGTCTGGCAAAAGGAGAGCAAGCTCCGTTTTTCCCTTGACCGGGCTGATATCTGGGATATGCGCCCAATGGCTGGCCTGCACCGGGAGGAGTTCAGTTACAAATGGGTGCAGGGACAGGTTGAAAAGAAGGACTATAAGCCAGTTCAGCAGTATCTGGATGGCCCCTATGACAAGGAACCGGCCCCATCCAAAATTCCTGCCGGAGCATTGGAATTTGACGTTCCGGCGTCTTTAAAAGTCAGGTCGGTACACCTCTCCCTGGAAAGTGCCCTGTCATCCGTAGTTTGGGATAATGGCATGGTACTCAAAACCTTCGTCCATGCCACAGAACCCGTTGGCTGGTTCAGGTTTGAGAATGTGGCGGACAACTTTGTTCCGGATCTGATCGCTCCCAAATACCAGGGCGTTGTCAAAGAAGGAGAAAGGGCGAGCTCAGTAGTAGGCAATGACCTGGCCCGGCTGGGGTATAAGCAGGGAACCATTAACCGGGGAGATAATACGATCACCTATCTGCAAGAGGGTTGGGGAGGTTTTAAATACGAGATCACCGTGCAGTGGAAAACGGGTAAGAAGGGAACCCTCGAAGGAGTCTGGAGTATCTCATCACAGTATCCGGACAAAGCCGCTTCGGTACCTTCGGCTACGCTGGTAAAAAATGCAGTTTCCAGAGGATATGATAAGGATTTTGCAAGCCATGTGACCTGGTGGAAGAATTTCTGGAGTAAGTCTGCCCTGCATGTTCCGGATGAGCGGCTGGAAAAGCAATGGTATCTTGAGCAGTATAAGTTTGGTGCAGCGGCCCGCAGGGGAGCTCCACCGATATCCCTTCAGGCCGTTTGGACCGCAGATCATGGCAGAATTCCGCCGTGGAAGGGAGATTTTCACCATGATTTGAATACCCAGCTGAGTTACTGGCCTGCTTACAGCGGGAACCATCTGGAAGAGGCCCTCGGATACCTTGATCATCTTGACGAGAATCTGGAGAATTATAAAAGGTATACCAAAATGTATTTTGGAACCGAAGGCCTGGCTGTGCCCGGGGTAACCACTCTGGACGGTACCGAAATGGGTGGCTGGATTCAGTATTCACTTTCTCCAACGGTTTCTTCCTGGCTTGCGCATCATTATTATCTTCAGTGGAGGTATAGCATGGACAGAGACTTGCTGAAAAAACGGTCCTATCCCTGGGTAAAGGAAGTATGTACTTTTCTGGAGAAAATAACAGCAATAGGAGCAGACGGGAAGCGGAAGTTGCCGATTAGTTCGAGCCCCGAAATAAACGATAACAGGCTGGAAGCATGGTTTCCGCAGAATACCAATTATGATCTTTCGCTTATGAAATTTGCTTTTGCAGCAGGAGCAGAATTGGCGATCGAACTAGGTGAAAAGGAGGAGGCAGCACATTGGAATGAGATACTCGGGCAGTTCGGAGATTACGCGGTCAGCGAAAACAATGAACTGATGTTCTCTCCATCGATGCCTTATAATCAATCACACAGGCATTTCTCTCACCTGATGGCCATTCATCCGTTGGGTCTTATCAAATGGGAAGATGGCCCAAAAGCGCAGACCCTCATTACGAATAGCCTGGCCCTGCTGGACAAAATCGGGCCGGATTGGTGGTGCGGATATTCATATTCATGGCTTGGAAATATGAAAGCGCGTGCAAAGGACGGAAAAGGGGCGGCCGAAGCGCTGACAACATTTGCGAGAGCTTTTTGTCTGCCCAACAGTTTTCATGTAAACGGAGACCAGACGAAATCAGGGCTTTCCAAATTCACTTATCGTCCATTCACCCTGGAGGGGAATTTCGCATTTGCTGCCGGATTACAGGAAATGCTCATCCAGAGTTATGCAGGTTTTATAGAAATTATGCCGGCCATTCCGGAGAACTGGCAAAATGTTTCGTTTGACCAGCTGCGCACCGAAGGGGCGTTTCTTGTCAGTGCAAAAAGAACGGGTGGCAAAATTACAGAAGTGAAAATCAAGGCCGATAAGGACGGAGTAACGACCATTAAATTGCCTTTTAAGAAATGGGAGGCGAAGGCTGCAAAAAACATCACTACGCGTGTTTCCGAACAAGGATTTTTAGAATTAAAATGTAAACAGGGAGGTACCATCACACTTTTGGGTATTTAA